Proteins co-encoded in one Ensifer sp. PDNC004 genomic window:
- a CDS encoding ankyrin repeat domain-containing protein — MAEAARALLEAGADMTLVDHFLHAHPAHKAAYMGRSDVITALVAHPRFAEIADIHGPFNGYTALHDAVWMGHADTVAILIDAGVSLAPRGHDGQTAAEMARAFGFETVGAMLDEASRRCTVPDQLGAEVISPALA, encoded by the coding sequence CTGGCGGAGGCGGCTCGTGCGCTTCTGGAAGCGGGTGCCGACATGACGCTCGTCGACCACTTCTTGCACGCCCACCCGGCGCACAAAGCGGCCTATATGGGCAGGTCCGATGTCATAACGGCGCTAGTGGCGCATCCGCGCTTCGCCGAGATCGCGGATATCCATGGGCCGTTCAACGGTTATACGGCGCTGCACGATGCGGTGTGGATGGGGCATGCCGACACCGTTGCCATCCTGATCGACGCCGGCGTGTCTCTCGCGCCACGCGGCCATGACGGCCAGACCGCGGCCGAGATGGCGCGTGCCTTTGGTTTCGAGACGGTTGGCGCGATGCTGGACGAGGCTTCGCGACGCTGCACCGTGCCGGATCAGTTGGGGGCCGAGGTCATTTCACCCGCTCTTGCCTGA
- a CDS encoding BA14K family protein yields MKRLAIFALSLAAVATSIPPAMAFPPAVAAGVQASQVQPVQYRHYGGGYHGGRYYHGHHHDGGDDWAWALGGLATGAIIGGLLAQPRYYGPGYYDDGYYGPTYDTPRYYAPRYYRQTYYGGSAHTRWCYARYRSYRAYDDTFQPYYGPRQVCVSPYY; encoded by the coding sequence ATGAAGAGGCTAGCAATCTTTGCCTTGTCGCTGGCGGCGGTAGCCACGAGTATTCCGCCAGCCATGGCATTTCCCCCAGCCGTTGCGGCGGGGGTACAGGCATCTCAAGTCCAACCGGTTCAATACAGGCACTACGGCGGCGGTTATCACGGCGGCCGCTATTATCACGGGCATCACCACGACGGTGGCGATGACTGGGCGTGGGCGCTCGGCGGACTGGCGACCGGCGCGATTATCGGCGGGCTGCTGGCGCAGCCACGCTACTATGGCCCGGGCTATTATGACGACGGCTATTACGGCCCGACTTACGATACCCCGCGTTACTATGCGCCGCGCTACTACCGCCAAACCTATTATGGAGGCAGCGCGCACACGCGCTGGTGTTATGCCCGCTACCGGTCCTACAGGGCCTATGACGACACTTTCCAGCCCTATTACGGTCCGCGGCAGGTATGCGTCTCCCCATATTATTGA
- a CDS encoding SulP family inorganic anion transporter, translating into MLNLPRLPLLDNLKGYQGSWLRNDISAGVAIAAVGLPSAIAYPAIAGLPPETGLYASITPLVAYALFGPSRQLIVGPDAATMTVLAAVLTTVFASSSGDGDRVTAAALLALIVGILCLIARLVRLGVLATFLSRPILTGFFAGISLSILVGQIKRVTGVQIESEGLISPILELLRQAGSIHWPTLVFALACFALLQVARIYRSPVPGPVIVVFVAVLLSYLFDFEGRGMTVVGNIPDGLPSFLLPRLEGLPIDALLTGGAAIFLVSFGSGVIAARSFAALGGYRVDPNRELSGFGAANIAAGLFGTFPVTASDSRTAVNFAVGGRSQIASLVAAATLMAVLLFLGNVLRILPVAALGAILAATALSLIDIDGLRRIWSVNRIEFIFALIALWGPIGLGVLNGVVIAIAATLVYLILQTMYPHDAMLGRIPGRDGFYKLHRMTDARPVPGFGACMVQDSLLFYNADYVRERLEAIAESLPQPARWLVIDASAIPQIDSTAADMLGELQDDLTSRGIALGLAELHTDARALLERSGVVEKIGPGMIFEGMEDALDAYEAKYGRNADQPAASVEIKPDDHVQTGGKNGQA; encoded by the coding sequence ATGCTGAACCTGCCTCGCTTGCCGCTTCTGGACAACCTTAAGGGGTATCAGGGAAGCTGGCTACGCAACGACATCTCCGCCGGCGTCGCCATTGCCGCGGTCGGACTGCCGAGTGCGATCGCCTATCCGGCCATCGCCGGACTGCCACCCGAGACGGGCCTTTACGCGAGCATCACGCCGCTCGTCGCCTACGCCCTCTTCGGTCCGTCGCGCCAACTGATCGTCGGACCGGACGCGGCGACGATGACGGTGCTGGCGGCGGTGCTGACCACGGTCTTCGCCTCATCCTCCGGCGACGGCGACCGCGTGACTGCCGCCGCCCTGCTTGCGCTCATCGTCGGCATCCTCTGTCTCATTGCCCGCCTCGTTCGTCTCGGCGTGCTCGCGACCTTTCTGTCGCGCCCGATCCTGACGGGCTTTTTTGCCGGCATTTCGCTCTCGATCCTGGTCGGGCAGATCAAGCGCGTCACCGGAGTGCAGATCGAATCCGAGGGGTTGATCAGCCCCATTCTCGAACTTCTGAGGCAAGCCGGCTCCATCCATTGGCCCACCCTGGTGTTTGCCTTGGCGTGTTTTGCGCTCCTTCAGGTCGCCCGGATCTATCGCTCGCCCGTTCCAGGTCCCGTCATCGTCGTCTTCGTTGCCGTGTTGTTATCCTATCTCTTCGATTTCGAAGGGCGCGGCATGACGGTCGTCGGCAACATTCCCGACGGCTTGCCGTCCTTCCTCCTACCCCGTCTCGAGGGTCTGCCGATCGACGCCCTCCTGACAGGGGGTGCCGCGATCTTCCTGGTCAGTTTCGGCTCTGGCGTCATCGCAGCGCGCAGCTTCGCCGCACTCGGCGGCTACCGCGTCGATCCGAACCGCGAACTGAGCGGCTTTGGCGCCGCCAATATCGCGGCGGGCCTGTTCGGGACGTTTCCGGTGACCGCTTCAGATTCACGCACGGCCGTGAACTTCGCCGTTGGCGGACGGTCGCAGATCGCTAGCCTCGTCGCCGCGGCAACCCTGATGGCGGTGCTGCTCTTTCTCGGCAACGTCCTGCGCATCCTGCCGGTCGCGGCACTCGGCGCAATTCTGGCGGCGACCGCGCTCAGCCTGATCGACATCGACGGTCTCCGACGGATCTGGAGCGTCAACCGCATCGAGTTCATCTTCGCACTGATTGCCCTTTGGGGACCGATCGGCCTCGGCGTGCTCAACGGCGTGGTCATCGCCATTGCCGCGACGCTGGTCTACCTCATCCTGCAGACCATGTATCCGCACGACGCCATGCTGGGCCGCATCCCGGGGCGCGACGGTTTCTACAAGCTGCATCGCATGACCGACGCGCGCCCGGTCCCAGGTTTCGGCGCCTGCATGGTGCAGGACAGCCTGCTTTTCTACAACGCCGACTACGTTCGCGAGCGGCTGGAAGCGATCGCCGAGAGCCTGCCCCAGCCTGCCCGCTGGCTGGTGATCGACGCGAGCGCCATCCCGCAAATCGACAGCACCGCCGCGGACATGCTTGGCGAGTTGCAAGACGACCTGACGAGCCGCGGTATCGCGCTTGGCCTTGCCGAGTTGCACACCGATGCGCGCGCCCTGCTCGAGCGGTCCGGAGTCGTCGAGAAGATCGGCCCGGGCATGATCTTCGAGGGGATGGAAGATGCGCTCGACGCCTACGAGGCCAAATACGGGCGGAACGCCGACCAGCCGGCCGCTTCCGTTGAAATCAAGCCAGATGACCATGTCCAAACGGGAGGGAAGAATGGGCAAGCATGA
- the ppk2 gene encoding polyphosphate kinase 2: MGKHDGKKKKGKDKSEGEIAADATSSEESSSEAYAKELARLQQETAHLQAWVKKTGARIVIVFEGRDAAGKGGVIKRLTERVSPRVFRVTALPAPTDREKSQIYMQRYIQHLPAAGEIVIFDRSWYNRPGVERVMGFCSDDSARRFLELAPRFEAAMVESGIILLKYFLDVSEKEQEKRFRQRIADPLRQWKLSPMDVESYRRWWDYTRAYNEMIRMTDTEFAPWWIVPSDDKKRARINCISHILSSIPYERVKFTEPDLGKRQKRPDVFAEDDHVRRNVPDVF, translated from the coding sequence ATGGGCAAGCATGACGGCAAGAAGAAGAAGGGCAAAGACAAGAGCGAAGGCGAAATAGCCGCGGACGCAACGTCCTCGGAAGAATCGTCGTCCGAGGCATATGCCAAGGAGCTCGCCCGGCTGCAGCAGGAAACCGCCCATCTGCAGGCCTGGGTGAAGAAAACCGGCGCGCGCATCGTGATCGTCTTCGAGGGCCGCGATGCGGCCGGCAAGGGCGGCGTGATCAAGCGGCTGACCGAGCGTGTCAGCCCCCGCGTCTTCCGCGTTACCGCGCTGCCTGCGCCGACCGACCGCGAGAAGTCGCAGATCTACATGCAGCGCTATATCCAGCACCTGCCGGCCGCCGGCGAAATCGTGATCTTCGACCGCTCCTGGTACAACCGTCCCGGCGTCGAACGCGTCATGGGCTTCTGCTCGGACGACAGCGCCCGGCGCTTCCTCGAGCTCGCGCCACGTTTCGAAGCGGCCATGGTCGAAAGCGGCATCATCCTGCTCAAATACTTCCTCGACGTTAGCGAGAAGGAACAGGAAAAGCGCTTCCGGCAGCGCATTGCCGATCCGCTGCGCCAATGGAAACTCAGCCCGATGGACGTTGAATCCTATCGCCGCTGGTGGGACTATACTCGTGCCTACAACGAGATGATCCGCATGACGGACACCGAATTTGCGCCCTGGTGGATCGTGCCGTCGGATGACAAGAAGCGAGCCCGCATCAATTGCATCTCGCACATTCTCTCGTCCATTCCATATGAGCGCGTCAAATTCACCGAGCCCGACCTCGGCAAGCGCCAGAAGCGGCCGGATGTTTTTGCGGAGGACGATCATGTGCGCAGGAATGTGCCAGACGTTTTCTAG
- a CDS encoding histidine kinase, with amino-acid sequence MSDNKNAGAPPSAQDLRMQMLQREMDEMDKERRLKAIEEQKHADFAADFLKKQVTEEEIAIVRRLVANAVKAGKFEAMVYSFPSELCTDSGRAINSGDRDWPNTLQGKAKEFFDRYQSFGKPSGYKLKAMIINFPGGVPGDVGFFLNWAPDKA; translated from the coding sequence ATGTCTGACAACAAGAATGCAGGCGCACCTCCGAGTGCACAGGACCTTAGAATGCAGATGCTCCAGCGTGAAATGGACGAGATGGACAAGGAGCGGCGGCTGAAGGCCATCGAAGAGCAAAAGCACGCTGACTTTGCAGCGGATTTTCTCAAGAAACAGGTAACGGAAGAGGAAATCGCCATCGTCCGCCGGCTGGTCGCGAACGCCGTGAAGGCCGGCAAGTTCGAAGCGATGGTCTACAGCTTCCCGTCCGAGCTTTGCACCGACAGCGGCCGCGCGATCAACAGTGGCGACCGAGATTGGCCGAACACACTGCAGGGAAAAGCAAAGGAGTTCTTTGACCGCTACCAGAGCTTCGGCAAGCCAAGTGGCTATAAGTTGAAGGCGATGATCATCAACTTCCCGGGCGGGGTACCCGGTGACGTCGGGTTCTTTCTGAACTGGGCTCCCGATAAAGCCTGA
- a CDS encoding patatin-like phospholipase family protein codes for MDATGSLAAKLLSETLMFDQTSLAALEALAANSDRGIVRRGEVLVRQGEPSDRFFVVLSGRFTVHRDDVSEPVAEIGQGELVGEVGFFAGLPRMATVVAARDSIVLSICDHQFEKAARALPSLRQSVTTFLARRFAKQAPVSPHAKGACRIRTLAIVAAGSSRVSPRFIDLLRNAFAGSTRTAFLARADIEDRFPGIPVDDQPVLDWLNQLEAKVGGIVYIADEEPSDWTRVCIRQADGVLLVGEASGSEKRNPSEQLVLSVHSPSSVRLVLVHDKRAATVTGTSAWLNERPGIRQHHHVALEDGEDVQRLVRFISGEARGFVAAGGGSLGCAHLGVHKAFVEAGASFDYLGGTSSGAAMMAGFARGMNADEINRGTHEIFVRSRAFRRLTVPQYALLDHKMLDRTLQAEYGDVLIEDLWLPFFALSTNLSTGQAHVHRRGKLWQAVRASGSIPGILPPFFTADGDMLVDGAIMNNLPLEQMKELKTGPNVVVSLGGGGPGKQHIDYDSIPGASELTVRLLNPFGRSGLPKIPNLIQVIAASMLAHRPQEIALGERDILISPRVSAAISFMDWSRHSELFAEAYQWARSWIDERIGENDPRMEAIFGLSAHSGSLETYGGATGRSAL; via the coding sequence ATGGACGCCACCGGTTCCCTTGCTGCCAAGTTGTTGTCGGAGACCCTGATGTTCGACCAGACGTCGCTGGCCGCACTGGAAGCCTTGGCAGCCAATTCCGATCGCGGCATCGTGCGACGCGGTGAGGTTCTGGTCCGCCAGGGCGAGCCGTCGGACCGGTTTTTCGTGGTCCTCTCCGGCCGCTTCACCGTGCACCGGGATGACGTCTCCGAACCTGTTGCCGAAATAGGGCAGGGCGAACTCGTTGGCGAGGTCGGCTTCTTCGCCGGCCTGCCGCGCATGGCCACGGTCGTTGCGGCGCGCGATTCCATTGTCCTTTCGATCTGCGACCACCAGTTCGAAAAAGCGGCGCGCGCCCTGCCGAGCTTGCGCCAGTCGGTCACCACGTTTCTGGCGCGACGGTTCGCCAAGCAAGCGCCGGTTTCGCCGCATGCCAAGGGTGCCTGCCGGATAAGGACGCTCGCAATTGTTGCGGCCGGAAGCAGCCGGGTTTCTCCTCGCTTTATCGACCTGTTGCGCAATGCTTTCGCCGGGTCCACGCGCACCGCCTTCCTGGCGAGGGCCGACATCGAGGATCGCTTTCCCGGCATTCCGGTCGATGATCAGCCGGTGCTGGACTGGCTCAACCAATTGGAGGCCAAGGTCGGAGGCATCGTCTACATCGCCGACGAAGAGCCGAGCGACTGGACACGGGTCTGCATCCGCCAAGCCGATGGCGTCCTGTTGGTCGGTGAGGCGTCCGGCTCTGAAAAACGCAACCCGTCGGAGCAACTCGTACTGTCGGTGCATTCGCCATCGAGCGTGCGGCTGGTTCTGGTTCACGACAAGCGCGCCGCAACGGTCACCGGCACCAGCGCCTGGCTGAACGAGCGCCCCGGCATCCGGCAGCATCACCATGTGGCGCTGGAAGACGGAGAGGATGTTCAGCGCCTGGTCCGCTTCATTTCCGGGGAGGCCAGGGGCTTTGTCGCCGCCGGCGGAGGCTCGCTCGGATGCGCGCATCTTGGCGTTCACAAGGCTTTCGTCGAGGCCGGCGCGTCCTTCGATTATCTGGGAGGCACCAGTTCGGGAGCGGCGATGATGGCGGGCTTTGCTCGCGGCATGAACGCCGACGAGATCAATCGTGGGACGCACGAGATCTTTGTCCGCAGTCGCGCGTTTCGTCGACTGACCGTGCCGCAATATGCGCTGCTGGATCACAAGATGCTCGACCGCACGCTGCAGGCGGAATATGGCGACGTACTCATCGAGGATCTCTGGCTGCCCTTTTTCGCGCTGTCGACCAATCTCAGTACCGGGCAAGCGCATGTCCATCGGCGCGGAAAGCTGTGGCAGGCCGTCAGAGCGTCGGGCTCGATCCCAGGCATCCTGCCGCCCTTCTTCACGGCCGACGGAGACATGCTCGTCGACGGGGCGATCATGAACAATCTGCCGCTGGAGCAGATGAAGGAATTGAAGACGGGCCCCAACGTCGTCGTAAGCCTGGGCGGGGGCGGTCCTGGAAAACAGCACATCGACTATGACAGCATACCCGGCGCATCCGAACTGACCGTCCGGCTGCTGAACCCCTTCGGCCGCTCGGGCTTGCCGAAGATCCCCAACCTGATCCAGGTCATTGCCGCAAGCATGCTGGCGCACCGGCCGCAGGAGATTGCGCTTGGCGAAAGGGACATCCTGATTTCCCCACGGGTTTCGGCCGCGATCAGCTTTATGGATTGGAGCCGGCACTCCGAACTGTTCGCCGAAGCCTATCAATGGGCAAGGTCATGGATCGATGAGCGTATCGGCGAGAACGACCCGCGAATGGAGGCCATCTTTGGCCTGTCGGCCCACTCCGGCTCGCTGGAAACATATGGCGGGGCAACGGGGCGTTCCGCACTCTAG
- a CDS encoding AraC family transcriptional regulator produces the protein MLAHQSYASEGNFENARLAEARGARSAAFAVAGLLLTSGIIDLVIAADFEFYRGSHAAPIVSAAHMLTLPLVAFAIAVMGRSVPDNDVCLPYEASKMPALAIEAVPTDDHRRILEALDTAMSERRLFRDPDLTLRRLSRKLAIPARQISVAINRTSSRNVSQVVNEYRVREAMRLLNETDLSITAAMMESGFQTKSNFNREFLRVAGMTPREYRQENSALGSVGGLTGRPEGPRPENR, from the coding sequence TTGCTTGCTCACCAGTCGTATGCGTCCGAAGGCAACTTCGAAAACGCCCGGCTGGCGGAGGCCCGCGGTGCTCGCAGCGCCGCGTTTGCCGTTGCCGGTCTGTTGCTGACATCAGGGATAATCGATCTGGTGATAGCTGCAGACTTCGAGTTCTATCGCGGAAGCCACGCCGCCCCGATCGTTAGTGCGGCTCACATGTTGACGCTCCCGCTTGTCGCCTTCGCGATCGCCGTCATGGGCCGGAGCGTGCCTGACAACGACGTCTGCCTTCCGTATGAAGCAAGCAAGATGCCAGCTCTCGCAATCGAAGCCGTACCGACAGACGACCACCGCCGCATCCTCGAAGCACTCGACACGGCAATGAGTGAAAGAAGGCTGTTTCGTGACCCGGATCTGACCCTGCGACGGTTGTCACGCAAATTGGCGATACCCGCCCGGCAAATCTCCGTTGCCATTAACCGGACCTCGTCGCGAAACGTGTCGCAGGTCGTCAACGAGTACCGTGTTCGAGAAGCCATGCGTCTGTTGAACGAAACCGACCTGTCGATCACGGCAGCGATGATGGAGTCGGGCTTCCAGACGAAGTCCAACTTCAACCGCGAGTTCCTGCGCGTGGCCGGCATGACGCCGCGTGAATACCGCCAGGAGAATTCCGCTTTAGGGTCAGTCGGAGGCCTCACGGGCCGGCCGGAAGGGCCTCGGCCAGAAAACCGATGA
- a CDS encoding alpha/beta fold hydrolase, which produces MFKPFVFVGILWLGSAVLGHAKDAVGFREADIFKDSARPLHVALWYSTQDRAAASTVGDNRALEGIQAIRNAATTKGARPLVVLSHGYGGSWRNLNWLAGRLVEQGYVVAAPDHPGTTTFDRTAKQAAELWERPRDLSRVIDALIADPALAGDIDESRIAAIGHSLGGWTVSALAGAAFDGDRFRRDCETNASPRACGLSAELGLDQPELEKDLRDPRLDAFVSLDLGLARGFDPDSLVRVRLPSLVIAAGTDIGDMPARLESGYLAERLPKNASTYVEIPDAMHFSFMQPCKPGAAALIEAQTPGDGIVCKDGGVRGRDEIHRELAFLVIGFLAEALPAGP; this is translated from the coding sequence ATGTTCAAACCATTCGTTTTCGTTGGCATCCTGTGGCTTGGTTCCGCAGTGCTCGGTCACGCCAAAGACGCGGTCGGCTTTCGGGAGGCCGACATTTTCAAGGACAGCGCTCGACCACTCCACGTCGCGCTCTGGTATTCCACTCAAGACCGCGCGGCGGCCTCTACCGTTGGCGACAACCGGGCCCTCGAGGGTATCCAGGCTATCAGAAATGCGGCGACCACCAAGGGAGCGCGCCCGTTGGTCGTGCTCTCCCACGGTTACGGCGGCAGCTGGCGCAATCTGAATTGGCTGGCGGGCAGGCTGGTCGAGCAAGGCTATGTCGTCGCTGCCCCGGATCACCCGGGCACGACCACGTTCGACAGGACCGCGAAGCAGGCGGCGGAGTTGTGGGAGCGCCCACGCGACCTCAGCCGGGTCATCGATGCCCTGATTGCCGATCCGGCGCTTGCCGGGGACATCGATGAAAGCCGGATTGCAGCCATTGGCCATTCGCTCGGGGGATGGACCGTGAGTGCACTGGCCGGGGCGGCATTCGACGGGGACCGCTTCAGGCGTGACTGTGAGACAAATGCCAGTCCGCGCGCCTGCGGCCTCAGCGCAGAGCTTGGCCTCGATCAGCCCGAACTCGAAAAAGACCTGAGGGACCCTCGGCTCGATGCCTTCGTGTCGCTCGATCTGGGGCTGGCGCGGGGTTTTGATCCCGACAGCCTGGTGCGGGTTCGTCTTCCATCACTGGTCATTGCCGCCGGCACCGATATCGGTGACATGCCGGCCAGGCTCGAATCCGGTTATCTCGCCGAGCGCTTGCCGAAAAATGCGTCCACCTATGTCGAAATTCCCGATGCGATGCATTTCAGCTTCATGCAGCCTTGCAAACCGGGCGCTGCGGCGTTGATCGAGGCGCAGACGCCGGGGGACGGCATCGTCTGCAAGGATGGCGGGGTTCGTGGACGCGACGAGATCCATCGGGAACTCGCTTTTCTCGTCATCGGTTTTCTGGCCGAGGCCCTTCCGGCCGGCCCGTGA
- a CDS encoding MgtC/SapB family protein: MDQITAELFPPSQIPYTVIFARILGALLMGAVIGFEREVKARPAGLKTHMLVCLAACTFGIISIESVRLGGFFDERVRIDPLRVVEAVTAGVAFLAAGTIVLSRGEVQGLTTGASLWLAGAIGISVGFGHWIVAGLAVGSAFAVLTIIGHFEGKAMRHEMPDVEPEGEGTAASDKRRPKR; encoded by the coding sequence ATGGATCAGATCACCGCCGAATTGTTCCCACCGTCGCAGATCCCCTATACGGTCATTTTTGCGCGCATCCTCGGAGCGCTGCTGATGGGCGCGGTCATTGGCTTCGAGCGCGAGGTCAAGGCACGGCCGGCCGGCCTGAAGACCCATATGCTCGTCTGCCTCGCAGCCTGCACCTTTGGCATCATCTCGATCGAAAGCGTCCGCCTTGGCGGCTTCTTCGACGAACGCGTCCGCATCGACCCGCTGCGCGTGGTGGAGGCGGTAACCGCAGGCGTCGCCTTCCTTGCAGCCGGAACCATCGTCCTGTCTCGCGGCGAGGTCCAAGGCCTGACGACCGGCGCGAGCCTCTGGCTCGCAGGCGCGATCGGCATCTCCGTCGGCTTCGGCCATTGGATCGTCGCCGGCCTTGCGGTCGGCTCCGCCTTCGCCGTTCTTACCATCATCGGCCATTTCGAGGGCAAGGCCATGCGGCACGAAATGCCCGACGTGGAACCGGAGGGCGAAGGAACTGCTGCGTCCGACAAGAGACGTCCGAAGCGATAG
- a CDS encoding pseudoazurin, whose protein sequence is MLNAIKSGFGIAIAAMLVAAPAAAADFEVHMLNKGKDGAMVFEPASLKVAPGDTVTFIPTDKGHNVETIKGMIPDGAEAFKSKINENYKVTFTAPGVYGVKCTPHYGMGMVGVVQVGDAPANLEAVKGAKNPKKAQERLDAALAALGN, encoded by the coding sequence ATGTTGAATGCAATCAAGAGCGGATTTGGTATCGCGATCGCGGCAATGCTGGTCGCCGCGCCGGCAGCCGCCGCGGACTTCGAAGTGCACATGCTGAACAAGGGCAAGGACGGCGCGATGGTTTTCGAGCCGGCGTCGCTGAAGGTTGCGCCCGGCGACACGGTCACCTTCATTCCGACCGACAAGGGACATAACGTCGAAACCATCAAGGGCATGATCCCCGATGGCGCCGAGGCCTTCAAAAGCAAGATCAATGAAAACTACAAGGTGACTTTCACCGCACCCGGCGTCTACGGCGTCAAGTGCACGCCGCACTACGGCATGGGCATGGTAGGCGTCGTCCAGGTCGGCGATGCGCCGGCCAACCTGGAAGCGGTCAAGGGAGCGAAGAACCCGAAGAAGGCCCAGGAACGCCTGGACGCGGCCCTCGCGGCGCTGGGCAACTAA
- a CDS encoding MarR family winged helix-turn-helix transcriptional regulator produces the protein MSKEPDTTPALVDRIGDGLSRVATAMRTEAWSSADAIGLNPTQLQILTFLVARGRSGMRVKQIAGYLGVSQPTTTDSINALLRKGLVEKRADPSDARALSVATTPAGEDAVLQAGRLASATEDAIASLSRLEQQDLLMHLVKIIRGLQTAGAIPEQRMCVNCRYFRPHVYDDPKAPHHCAFVDAAFGPAELRVDCGEYETAEPEAQRAAWRLFNRETV, from the coding sequence ATGAGCAAGGAACCTGATACGACACCGGCCCTGGTCGACCGCATCGGCGACGGGCTATCCCGCGTGGCGACGGCCATGCGCACGGAGGCCTGGTCGAGCGCGGACGCGATCGGCCTCAATCCCACGCAATTGCAGATCCTGACCTTCCTCGTCGCCCGTGGTCGCAGTGGAATGCGGGTGAAACAGATTGCCGGTTATCTCGGCGTCAGCCAGCCGACGACGACGGACTCCATCAACGCACTGCTGCGCAAGGGGCTGGTGGAAAAGCGCGCAGATCCGAGCGACGCACGCGCGCTTTCGGTTGCCACCACGCCGGCCGGCGAGGACGCGGTACTACAGGCGGGCCGGCTCGCCTCCGCAACGGAGGATGCCATCGCTTCGCTTTCGAGGCTGGAGCAGCAGGACCTGCTCATGCATCTCGTCAAGATCATCCGCGGCCTGCAGACGGCCGGCGCCATTCCGGAACAGCGCATGTGTGTCAACTGTCGATACTTCCGGCCGCATGTCTACGACGATCCGAAAGCGCCGCATCACTGCGCATTCGTCGATGCTGCGTTCGGACCGGCGGAACTGCGCGTCGATTGCGGCGAATACGAAACGGCAGAACCCGAGGCGCAACGGGCCGCCTGGCGCCTCTTCAATCGCGAGACGGTCTGA
- a CDS encoding carboxymuconolactone decarboxylase family protein: MSRINLVDPVSATGASAELLGEIRSAFGVAPNMFRAVANSPAALASMWGSFGALGNGRLGAKLGEQIAVAVADRNDCHYCLAAHTALGRKAGATAEEMTAAQRGKSADPKTAAALAFAQKLVDARGQVSDADVRSLREAGYDDEDVVEIVAHVALNLFTNYINVALAVPVDFPGVKLVREAA; the protein is encoded by the coding sequence ATGAGCAGAATTAATCTAGTCGACCCCGTTTCGGCAACCGGTGCCAGCGCCGAACTGCTTGGCGAAATCCGCTCCGCCTTCGGGGTCGCACCCAACATGTTCCGCGCCGTCGCCAATTCGCCGGCGGCCCTTGCCAGCATGTGGGGCTCCTTCGGAGCACTCGGCAACGGTCGCCTCGGCGCCAAGCTCGGCGAGCAGATCGCCGTTGCCGTCGCGGATCGCAACGATTGCCACTATTGCCTGGCGGCCCACACGGCTCTTGGCCGCAAGGCGGGCGCCACTGCCGAGGAGATGACGGCTGCGCAACGCGGCAAGTCTGCCGATCCGAAGACGGCAGCGGCCCTCGCCTTCGCACAGAAGCTCGTCGATGCGCGCGGGCAGGTATCCGACGCGGATGTGCGCTCCCTGCGCGAGGCCGGCTACGATGACGAAGACGTGGTCGAGATCGTCGCCCATGTCGCGCTCAATCTGTTCACCAACTACATCAACGTCGCACTTGCCGTTCCCGTCGATTTCCCCGGCGTGAAGCTCGTCCGCGAAGCCGCCTGA
- a CDS encoding redoxin domain-containing protein yields the protein MNSNRRITAPELAVSTWFNTQERPSLAQLRGRVVFLHAFQMLCPACVSHGLPQTQRVQSIFRDTDLQVLGLHSVFEHHAVMTPEALRALIHEYRLTFPIAIDQPSDQGAIPKTMELYGMRGTPTAIIIGRDGYIEHHRFGIEDDMAIGARLATLLSAPIPDFATAAATSAGCTSEGCVPDARAG from the coding sequence ATGAACAGCAATCGCAGGATCACGGCTCCGGAACTCGCCGTTTCGACCTGGTTCAACACACAGGAACGTCCAAGCCTTGCGCAGCTTCGTGGCCGGGTCGTTTTCCTTCATGCGTTTCAGATGCTGTGCCCGGCTTGCGTTTCGCATGGACTGCCGCAGACGCAGCGCGTCCAGAGCATTTTTCGGGACACCGATCTTCAGGTCCTCGGCCTGCATTCGGTATTCGAGCATCACGCGGTCATGACACCGGAAGCGCTGAGGGCCTTGATTCATGAATATCGCCTGACCTTCCCGATCGCCATCGACCAGCCTTCCGACCAGGGAGCGATACCGAAAACGATGGAACTCTACGGCATGCGCGGCACGCCGACGGCCATCATCATCGGACGCGACGGTTACATCGAACACCATCGTTTCGGCATCGAAGACGACATGGCCATCGGCGCGCGTCTTGCCACACTCCTTTCCGCGCCGATCCCCGACTTTGCCACGGCGGCCGCCACCTCCGCCGGCTGCACCAGCGAAGGCTGCGTCCCCGACGCGCGTGCCGGCTAG